DNA sequence from the bacterium genome:
TGGTCCGGACTCGCGAGCGCCCTGCGCGGGCTGGTCTCCGAACTCGGGGAGGGGGCGCGATGAAGGGGGGCCTGGCGCCGCGCGCGCGGCCCGTCTTCCCGCCCTCGCCGCTCCCGGCCGCGGGGCGGGCGGCGCCGGCGCACCCGGGGCCCGCGCTCGCGGCCTTCCTCGGGGCGTCGCTGGCCGTGGGCCTGGCCTGGACGCCCGGCGCGCTGGCCGCCGCGGCGGCCGGAGTGCTGCTCCTGCTCCTGCTGCCCGCGCCGAGCGCCTTTGCCTGGCGGGCCCTCGCGCGCTTCGCGCCGCTGCTCGTCCTCGTGCCCCTCCTGCATGCGCTCGACTGGCGCGGCTTCGGGGCCTGGCCGGCGCTCTGGCAGCTGGAGCGCGCCGGCCTGAGGAGCGGCGCGCTGGCGGCGCTGCGCCTCGCGCTGTGGATCCTCATCTCGGCGCGCACCCTCGAGCGCCTGCAGCCGGCAGCGCTGCTCGCGCGGCTGCCGGTCTCGCCGCGCCTCGCGCGCCTCGCGCTCGCGCCCCTGCTCGCCGTGGGCTGGTTCGAGCTGGCCCTGGGCGAGGCCTTCCTGCTCGAGCGCGCCTGGCGCGCGCGCGGCGGCGGCGGGCGGCTCGCGCACTGGCCGGCCCTGCTGCTGCCGCTCTTTCGCAACCTGCTCGCGCGCGGCGACGCGCTGGCCGATTCGCTCGCCCTGCGCCGCTTCCCCGAGCGCTGGGCCGGCGCGCCGAGGCCGCTGCCGGCCCCGCGCGAGCTGCTGCCTGCCCTCGCGGGCGGCGGGGCGCTGCTCGCGGTGCTCCTGCTGCGGCGAGGTCCGGTCTGATGCCGAACTACCGCCTGCTCCTCGCCTACGACGGCGGCGACTTCCGCGGCTGGCAGCGCCAGCCCGCCGGCCGCAGCGTGCAGGGCGAGCTCGAGCGCGCCCTCGCCCTGCTCGCGCGGGCGCCCGTCGCGGTGCAGGGCGCCGGGCGCACCGACGCCGGCGTGCACGCCCTCGCGCAGTGCGCCTCCTTCGCGTTCGACCCGCCGCGCCCGCTGCCGCCCGAGCGCCTGCTCGCCGCCCTGCGCGGCCTGCTGCCGGCGGACATCACGCCCCTGGCCGTGCACGAGGCGCCCGCAGACTTCAACGCGCGCTACTCGGCGACGGCCCGCTTCTACGAGTACCGCCTCGGGCTCGTCCCTTGCGCGCCGCTGCGCCGTCTGCGCTGGGAGCTGGGCCGGCCGCTGGATCTGGCGGCGATGCAGGCCGCCCTCGACTTGCTCGCCGGCGCCGAGGACTTCCGCGCCTTCTCGACGAGGGAGGGCGCGGCGCGCGGCACGCGCTGCCGGCTGCGCCGGCTCGCGCTCGCGCGGCGGGAACCGGCGGGGGACGAGCTGAGTTTGGCGATCGGCGCCGATCGCTTCCTCCACAACATGGTGCGCATCGTCGTCGGCACCTTGGTGGAGATCGGCCGCGGCCGCTGGCAGCCCGAGCGCATGGCGGCCATCCTCGCCAGCGGCGACCGGCGGCTGGCGGGTCCGACGGCGCCGCCCCAGGGTCTCTTCCTCGAGCGCGTCGAGTATCCGGCGCGCTTCCTGGCGCCGGGCGAGGCGCCCGCGGCCTGAGCCCGCGGCCCTGGACGGCGCTCTGCCCCTTGCCTATACTGGCCGCTCGGCCGGCCGCCAGGCCGGCGCGACCTATCATTGAGAGAGGACGAGCGATGCGCTTTTTCATCGACACCGCGAACGTGGAGGAGATCCGGCAGGCCGCCGCGATGGGCGTCCTGGACGGGGTGACCACCAACCCCAGCCTGATGGCGAAGGAGAAGGGCGACCCGCGCGCCATCCTCGCCGAGATCTGCCGGATCGTGCCCGGCCCGGTGAGCGCCGAGGTGCTCGCCCTGGACGCCGAGGGCATGCTTCGCGAGGGGCGCGAGCTGCGCAAGATCGCCGACAACATCGTCGTCAAGGTGCCGATCACCCTCGAGGGCCTGCGCGCGATCAAGACCTTCAAGGCCGAGGGCATCGAGACCAACGCCACGCTCTGCTTCTCGGTCACGCAGGCCCTGCTCGTGGCCAAGGCGGGCGCGAGCTACGTGAGTCCCTTCGTCGGCCGCCTGGACGACATCGGCCAGGACGGCATGGACCTGATCGCCGACATCGTGCAGCTCTACCAGAACTACAGCTTCCCGACCGAGGTGCTCGTGGCCAGCGTGCGGCACCCGGTGCACGTCGTCGAGGCCGCGCGCCTGGGCG
Encoded proteins:
- the fsa gene encoding fructose-6-phosphate aldolase encodes the protein MRFFIDTANVEEIRQAAAMGVLDGVTTNPSLMAKEKGDPRAILAEICRIVPGPVSAEVLALDAEGMLREGRELRKIADNIVVKVPITLEGLRAIKTFKAEGIETNATLCFSVTQALLVAKAGASYVSPFVGRLDDIGQDGMDLIADIVQLYQNYSFPTEVLVASVRHPVHVVEAARLGADVATIPYKVIAQLIKHPLTDSGIERFLADWKAREGS
- the truA gene encoding tRNA pseudouridine(38-40) synthase TruA; its protein translation is MPNYRLLLAYDGGDFRGWQRQPAGRSVQGELERALALLARAPVAVQGAGRTDAGVHALAQCASFAFDPPRPLPPERLLAALRGLLPADITPLAVHEAPADFNARYSATARFYEYRLGLVPCAPLRRLRWELGRPLDLAAMQAALDLLAGAEDFRAFSTREGAARGTRCRLRRLALARREPAGDELSLAIGADRFLHNMVRIVVGTLVEIGRGRWQPERMAAILASGDRRLAGPTAPPQGLFLERVEYPARFLAPGEAPAA